In Streptomyces sclerotialus, one genomic interval encodes:
- a CDS encoding MerR family transcriptional regulator translates to MMESAADQSLTVDELAARAGVTVRTIRFYSTRGLLPPPEIGPRRVGRYGPDHLSRLALIEELQHQGMTLSAIERYLEQLPPDLSAQDLAIHRALVASWLPDRAEEQTLAQLERRVGRSLTEQDLDRLAAMSVLVRTAEPGVLQVDPGLLQLGVRLLDVPVALETIIAARTVVMEHTRSAARELSRLFRDEVGAAQEDDGPDAAEVARRKSLSAHMQPLVVQALVTAFQRSMKEELRKWFGGE, encoded by the coding sequence ATGATGGAGTCCGCTGCCGACCAGAGCCTGACCGTCGACGAGCTGGCCGCCCGGGCCGGTGTCACGGTCCGCACGATCCGGTTCTACAGCACCCGCGGGCTGCTCCCGCCGCCCGAGATCGGCCCGCGCCGCGTCGGCCGGTACGGCCCGGACCACCTCTCGCGGCTGGCGCTGATCGAGGAGCTCCAGCACCAGGGCATGACCCTGTCGGCCATCGAGCGCTATCTGGAGCAGCTGCCGCCGGACCTCAGCGCCCAGGACCTGGCCATCCACCGCGCCCTCGTGGCCAGCTGGCTCCCGGACCGGGCCGAGGAACAGACGCTGGCCCAGCTGGAGCGGCGGGTGGGCCGCTCGCTGACGGAGCAGGACCTGGACCGGCTGGCGGCGATGAGCGTGCTGGTGCGGACGGCCGAGCCGGGCGTCCTCCAGGTCGACCCGGGCCTGCTCCAGCTGGGCGTGCGGCTGCTGGACGTACCGGTCGCACTGGAGACCATCATCGCGGCCCGTACGGTCGTCATGGAGCACACCCGCTCGGCGGCCCGGGAGCTGAGCCGGCTGTTCCGGGACGAGGTGGGGGCGGCGCAGGAGGACGACGGCCCGGACGCCGCCGAGGTGGCGCGGCGCAAGTCGCTCTCCGCCCACATGCAGCCGCTGGTGGTGCAGGCCCTGGTCACGGCCTTCCAGCGGTCGATGAAGGAAGAGCTGCGGAAGTGGTTCGGCGGGGAGTGA
- a CDS encoding amino acid permease produces MIAIGGAIGTGLFLGAGGRLAAAGPALAIAYAVCGLFAFFVVRALGEMVLHRPSSGSFVSYAREFLGEKGAYVAGWMYVVNWSTTGIADITAIALYTHYWSLFTDVPQWVMALIALAVVLAVNLISVKIFGELEFWFAIIKVAALVVFMLIGIFLLATQHPVSGHTPGFDLISDNGGLFPTGLLPVVVVLQGVVFAYSAVEMVGVTAGETSEPHKVVPKAVNSIMWRVGIFYVGSVVLLTLLMPWDKYTGGESPFVTVLSNVGVPAAGDVMNLVVLTAAMSSLNSGLYSTGRILRSMAAAGSAPKFTGRMNRHQVPYGGILLTSAVCVLGVVLNYVVPGKAFEIVINIAALGVISTWCVIMICHMVFVRRTKEGVLQRPTFRLPGTPVTDIVTIAFLLGVIVLMWFDGGVGRDTVMLAPVIAVALIAGWFVVRGRVNRIAAERASGGGLEGPSAPEAPKVPGPRR; encoded by the coding sequence ATGATCGCCATCGGCGGCGCGATCGGCACCGGCCTGTTCCTCGGTGCCGGCGGCCGGCTGGCGGCCGCGGGCCCCGCGCTCGCCATCGCCTACGCCGTCTGCGGTCTCTTCGCGTTCTTCGTCGTGCGCGCGCTGGGCGAGATGGTGCTGCACCGCCCCTCCTCCGGCTCCTTCGTCTCCTACGCCCGTGAGTTCCTGGGCGAGAAGGGCGCCTACGTGGCGGGCTGGATGTACGTCGTGAACTGGTCGACCACCGGTATCGCCGACATCACCGCCATCGCGCTCTACACGCACTACTGGAGCCTCTTCACCGACGTGCCGCAGTGGGTGATGGCGCTGATCGCGCTCGCGGTCGTGCTCGCCGTGAACCTGATCTCGGTGAAGATCTTCGGCGAGCTGGAGTTCTGGTTCGCGATCATCAAGGTCGCCGCCCTGGTGGTCTTCATGCTGATCGGCATCTTCCTGCTGGCCACCCAGCACCCGGTGAGCGGCCACACTCCCGGTTTCGACCTGATCAGCGACAACGGCGGCCTCTTCCCGACCGGCCTGCTGCCCGTCGTGGTCGTCCTCCAGGGCGTCGTCTTCGCGTACTCCGCCGTCGAGATGGTCGGCGTCACCGCGGGCGAGACCAGCGAGCCGCACAAGGTCGTCCCGAAGGCCGTCAACTCGATCATGTGGCGGGTGGGCATCTTCTACGTCGGCTCGGTCGTGCTGCTGACGCTGCTGATGCCGTGGGACAAGTACACCGGCGGCGAGAGCCCCTTCGTCACCGTGCTCTCCAACGTCGGCGTGCCGGCCGCGGGCGACGTGATGAACCTCGTCGTGCTCACCGCCGCCATGTCCAGCCTGAACTCCGGCCTGTACTCCACGGGCCGCATCCTGCGCTCGATGGCGGCGGCCGGCTCCGCGCCGAAGTTCACCGGCCGGATGAACCGCCACCAGGTGCCGTACGGCGGCATCCTGCTCACCTCGGCGGTGTGCGTGCTGGGCGTCGTGCTGAACTACGTCGTGCCGGGCAAGGCCTTCGAGATCGTGATCAACATCGCGGCGCTCGGGGTCATCAGCACCTGGTGCGTGATCATGATCTGCCACATGGTGTTCGTCCGCCGGACCAAGGAGGGCGTCCTGCAGCGCCCCACGTTCCGGCTCCCGGGCACTCCGGTCACCGACATCGTCACCATCGCGTTCCTGCTCGGCGTCATCGTCCTGATGTGGTTCGACGGCGGCGTCGGCCGGGACACGGTCATGCTGGCCCCGGTGATCGCCGTAGCCCTGATCGCCGGCTGGTTCGTCGTCCGTGGCCGCGTCAACCGCATCGCCGCGGAACGCGCTTCGGGCGGTGGCCTGGAGGGCCCGTCCGCGCCTGAGGCGCCGAAGGTGCCGGGCCCGCGCCGCTGA
- the sph gene encoding sphingomyelin phosphodiesterase — MPHSKQRRARAAAVVATALAVASSPLLMAATAAAAPAPTADAPALKVLTYNAFLFSKTLYPNWGQDHRAKEIPAADFFQGKDVVVLQEAFDNSSSEALKANAAAAYPYQTPVLGRGKDGWDATGGAYSSLTPEDGGVTVLSKWPVLRKEQYVYKDACGSDYWSNKGFVYAVLNVNGTKVHVVGTHTQSTDPGCGAGEAAATRAKQLKELDAFLDARHIPAGEQVMVAGDLNVDSRSAEYATMLDDAGLVAADARTGHPYSFDTQENSVARDRYPTDPREDLDHVLHRTGHARPADWRNEVVKEQSAPWTVTSGGRTYTYTNLSDHYPVTTG; from the coding sequence GTGCCGCACTCCAAGCAGCGACGCGCACGGGCCGCCGCCGTCGTGGCCACCGCGCTCGCCGTCGCGTCGTCGCCGCTCCTCATGGCCGCCACCGCGGCGGCCGCACCGGCCCCGACAGCGGACGCCCCCGCCCTCAAGGTCCTCACGTACAACGCCTTCCTGTTCAGCAAGACGCTGTACCCCAATTGGGGCCAGGACCACCGCGCCAAGGAGATACCGGCCGCGGACTTCTTCCAGGGCAAGGACGTCGTCGTCCTCCAGGAGGCGTTCGACAACTCCTCCTCCGAAGCCCTCAAGGCGAACGCCGCGGCGGCCTACCCGTACCAGACCCCGGTGCTGGGCCGCGGCAAGGACGGCTGGGATGCCACCGGCGGCGCGTACTCCTCGCTCACCCCGGAGGACGGGGGCGTCACCGTCCTCAGCAAGTGGCCGGTGCTCCGCAAGGAGCAGTACGTCTACAAGGACGCCTGCGGCTCGGACTACTGGTCCAACAAGGGCTTCGTCTACGCCGTACTGAACGTGAACGGCACGAAGGTGCATGTCGTCGGCACCCACACGCAGTCCACGGACCCCGGCTGCGGCGCGGGCGAGGCCGCCGCGACGCGCGCGAAGCAGCTCAAGGAGCTGGACGCCTTCCTCGACGCCCGGCACATCCCGGCGGGCGAGCAGGTCATGGTGGCGGGCGACCTCAATGTCGACTCACGGAGCGCGGAGTACGCGACGATGCTGGACGACGCCGGCCTCGTGGCCGCCGATGCCCGCACCGGGCACCCGTACTCCTTCGACACCCAGGAGAACTCCGTCGCCAGGGACCGCTACCCCACCGATCCCCGTGAGGACCTGGACCACGTCCTGCACCGCACCGGCCATGCCCGCCCGGCCGACTGGCGCAACGAGGTCGTCAAGGAGCAGTCCGCGCCCTGGACCGTCACCAGTGGCGGCAGGACCTACACGTACACGAACCTCTCCGACCACTACCCGGTGACGACGGGCTGA
- a CDS encoding M1 family metallopeptidase, whose product MRHRLLVPGAAALSLLLAIPASAADYSPGAPGAGDSYYPESGNGGYDVSHYDLRLKYQPKTDLLEGTATLLAKTTQDLSRFNLDFGLKVSEVRVNGKKAAFKASGKHELEVTPAAPLPKGKDVSVVVRYAGKPSELKIDGFTAWARTPDGGVVAQEPDAAVWWYPSNDHPTDKATYDISVAVPDGTQALSNGVLLSQSSKLGWTRYNWRSDKPQATYLTTLAVGKFDITKDTTANGLPVINAVSKDLGSNEGAAKASIERTTEVAEWLETVFGPYPFNALGGYVPNVPAGYALETQTRPFYGKKAFDAGTNVSVVVHELAHQWYGDSVSLKDWKDIWVNEGFARYSQWLWSEKEGEGTAQELADYVYDRHPADDAFWTVKPGDPGPENQFDIAVYDRGALALQALRNKLGDKTFFSILKSWPTANKYGNASVADFVKFAEEKSGKPLAGFFDTWLYQAAKPSAPAAKGASVAAAKTAAKQPKSWKSIAATNDVHAHGDVHTQDGHRPE is encoded by the coding sequence GTGCGTCACAGACTCCTCGTGCCGGGCGCGGCCGCGCTCAGCCTGCTGCTGGCGATCCCGGCATCGGCTGCCGACTACTCCCCCGGCGCGCCCGGTGCGGGCGACTCCTACTACCCCGAGAGCGGCAACGGCGGGTACGACGTCTCGCACTACGACCTGCGCCTGAAGTACCAGCCGAAGACGGACCTGCTGGAGGGCACCGCGACGCTGCTCGCGAAGACCACCCAGGACCTCTCCCGCTTCAACCTCGACTTCGGCCTGAAGGTCAGCGAGGTACGCGTCAACGGCAAGAAGGCGGCCTTCAAGGCCTCCGGCAAGCACGAGCTGGAGGTGACGCCGGCCGCGCCGCTGCCCAAGGGCAAGGACGTCAGCGTCGTCGTGCGGTACGCGGGCAAGCCCTCCGAGCTGAAGATCGACGGCTTCACGGCGTGGGCCCGCACCCCCGACGGCGGCGTGGTCGCGCAGGAGCCGGACGCGGCGGTGTGGTGGTACCCGAGCAACGACCACCCCACCGACAAGGCCACGTACGACATCTCGGTGGCCGTGCCGGACGGCACCCAGGCACTCAGCAACGGCGTCCTGCTCTCGCAGTCCTCCAAGCTCGGCTGGACGCGCTACAACTGGCGCTCGGACAAGCCGCAGGCGACGTACCTGACGACGCTCGCGGTCGGCAAGTTCGACATCACCAAGGACACCACGGCGAACGGCCTGCCGGTCATCAACGCCGTCAGCAAGGACCTCGGCAGCAACGAGGGCGCCGCGAAGGCCAGCATCGAGCGCACCACCGAGGTCGCGGAGTGGCTGGAGACCGTCTTCGGCCCGTACCCCTTCAACGCGCTCGGCGGGTACGTGCCGAACGTCCCGGCGGGCTACGCGCTGGAGACCCAGACCCGCCCGTTCTACGGCAAGAAGGCGTTCGACGCGGGCACCAACGTCTCCGTCGTCGTGCACGAGCTGGCCCACCAGTGGTACGGCGACAGCGTGTCCCTGAAGGACTGGAAGGACATCTGGGTCAACGAGGGCTTCGCGCGCTACAGCCAGTGGCTGTGGTCGGAGAAGGAGGGCGAGGGCACCGCGCAGGAGCTGGCGGACTACGTCTACGACCGGCACCCGGCCGACGACGCCTTCTGGACGGTGAAGCCGGGCGACCCGGGCCCGGAGAACCAGTTCGACATAGCGGTCTACGACCGGGGCGCGCTGGCCCTCCAGGCGCTGCGCAACAAGCTCGGCGACAAGACCTTCTTCTCGATCCTCAAGTCCTGGCCGACGGCGAACAAGTACGGCAACGCCTCGGTCGCCGACTTCGTGAAGTTCGCCGAGGAGAAGTCCGGCAAGCCGCTCGCCGGCTTCTTCGACACCTGGCTGTACCAGGCCGCCAAGCCGTCGGCACCGGCGGCGAAGGGCGCGTCCGTAGCGGCCGCGAAGACCGCGGCGAAGCAGCCGAAGTCCTGGAAGTCCATCGCGGCGACGAACGACGTCCACGCACACGGAGACGTCCACACGCAGGACGGGCACCGGCCGGAGTAG
- a CDS encoding Xaa-Pro dipeptidyl-peptidase, whose amino-acid sequence MTDIRPSWSLPSPPHPYASPGPRATVRRVTIRTRLGRIPWQAFVVAATAALLAVLLPPGGTAQAAPEGPRAAAPGGPRAAVPGESRPVYSYDRAIRESVWVDTKLDGDSDGRTDRVAVDIVRPRGPAEQGRRIPVIMDASPYYSCCGRGNESQKKTYDADGRPVQFPLFYDNYFVPRGYATVLVDLAGTNRSDGCVDVGGRSDVQSAKAVVDWLAGRARAYDAPTGGKRVIAGWSNGRTGMIGKSYDGTVANGVAATGVPNLRTIVPIGAISSWYDYYFSQGAPLYDSGPEWLSDHVESPAARTRCAAVQKELVDGAPRSGDRTGLWDARDYVKDAHKVKASVFVVHGMQDLNVRTKHFGQWWDALAKHGVERKIWLSQTGHVDPFDFRRADWVPTLHRWFDHYLLGYENGIDRAPMADVERAPGKWSTDRVWPAAGTAVRTTLRPGKGEQPGVGVLGTRPAPSGATETFTDDPKLSETDWAAHADEPTAAKVAFSTAPLAAPLRLSGAGQVTVTATPSTGTAHLSAVLADLGPAAIRDYTGPGEGIVTLDRRTCWGASRDGDSACYKETAADTAKVQQTVLSRGWADLGTYADPDKGRRLTPGKPYTITLDLAATDHVVPAGHRLALIVGGTDAGLIDPPSTRPTLTLDLSRTKAELPLTGAAHALSGEPRAPRTGAGPLDGLEAPRPGRPVPAAR is encoded by the coding sequence ATGACCGACATCAGGCCGTCATGGTCACTTCCGTCCCCGCCACACCCTTACGCGTCCCCAGGACCCCGCGCTACGGTCCGGCGGGTGACCATACGCACGCGGCTGGGCCGCATACCGTGGCAAGCGTTCGTCGTGGCGGCCACCGCCGCTCTCCTGGCCGTGCTGCTGCCGCCCGGAGGCACCGCGCAGGCCGCCCCCGAAGGGCCGCGGGCCGCCGCACCCGGAGGGCCGCGGGCCGCAGTCCCCGGGGAGAGCAGACCCGTCTACTCCTACGACCGCGCCATCCGCGAATCGGTGTGGGTGGACACGAAGCTGGACGGCGACTCGGACGGCAGGACCGACCGGGTCGCCGTCGACATCGTCCGGCCGCGCGGACCGGCCGAGCAGGGCCGCCGGATACCCGTGATCATGGACGCGAGCCCGTACTACTCCTGCTGCGGCCGCGGCAACGAGAGCCAGAAGAAGACCTACGACGCCGACGGCCGCCCCGTGCAGTTCCCGCTCTTCTACGACAACTACTTCGTGCCGCGCGGTTACGCGACGGTCCTGGTCGACCTGGCCGGCACCAACCGCTCCGACGGCTGCGTGGACGTCGGCGGCCGTTCCGACGTGCAGTCCGCCAAGGCCGTCGTGGACTGGCTGGCCGGCCGTGCCCGCGCCTACGACGCCCCCACGGGCGGGAAACGGGTCATCGCGGGCTGGTCCAACGGCAGGACCGGCATGATCGGCAAGAGCTACGACGGCACCGTGGCCAACGGCGTGGCCGCCACCGGCGTGCCGAACCTCAGGACCATCGTGCCCATCGGCGCCATCTCCTCCTGGTACGACTACTACTTCTCCCAGGGCGCCCCGCTCTACGACTCCGGCCCCGAGTGGCTGTCCGACCACGTCGAGAGCCCCGCGGCCCGTACGCGGTGCGCCGCCGTACAGAAGGAGCTCGTCGACGGCGCCCCCCGAAGCGGCGACCGGACCGGCCTGTGGGACGCGCGCGACTACGTGAAGGACGCGCACAAGGTGAAGGCGAGTGTCTTCGTGGTGCACGGCATGCAGGACCTCAATGTCCGCACCAAGCACTTCGGGCAGTGGTGGGACGCGCTCGCGAAGCACGGCGTCGAGCGAAAGATCTGGCTCTCGCAGACCGGCCACGTCGACCCCTTCGACTTCCGGCGGGCCGACTGGGTGCCGACGCTGCACCGGTGGTTCGACCACTACCTGTTGGGCTACGAGAACGGCATCGACCGCGCTCCGATGGCCGACGTCGAACGCGCCCCGGGGAAGTGGTCGACGGACCGCGTCTGGCCCGCGGCCGGCACGGCCGTCCGTACGACCCTGCGGCCCGGCAAGGGCGAGCAGCCCGGTGTCGGGGTGCTCGGGACCAGGCCGGCGCCGTCCGGTGCCACCGAGACCTTCACCGACGACCCGAAGCTGAGCGAGACCGACTGGGCGGCGCACGCCGACGAACCGACCGCGGCCAAGGTCGCGTTCAGTACCGCGCCGCTGGCCGCACCGCTGCGCCTCTCCGGCGCTGGACAGGTCACCGTGACCGCCACGCCCTCCACCGGCACGGCCCACCTCTCGGCCGTCCTGGCCGACCTCGGGCCCGCCGCCATCCGCGACTACACGGGCCCGGGCGAAGGCATCGTGACACTGGACCGGCGCACCTGCTGGGGCGCGAGCCGGGACGGTGACAGCGCCTGCTACAAGGAGACCGCGGCCGACACCGCGAAGGTGCAGCAGACCGTCCTCAGCCGCGGCTGGGCCGACCTCGGTACGTACGCCGATCCCGACAAGGGCCGCCGGCTGACACCCGGGAAGCCGTACACGATCACCCTGGACCTGGCCGCTACCGACCACGTCGTACCCGCCGGGCACCGGCTCGCGCTGATCGTCGGGGGCACCGACGCCGGGCTCATCGACCCGCCGTCCACGAGGCCGACCCTCACTCTCGACCTGTCCCGCACCAAGGCCGAGCTGCCCCTCACGGGTGCCGCGCACGCCCTCTCCGGGGAGCCGCGCGCACCGCGCACCGGGGCGGGGCCGCTCGACGGCCTGGAGGCGCCGCGCCCGGGCCGTCCCGTGCCGGCCGCCCGCTGA
- a CDS encoding M14 family metallopeptidase encodes MRYRFRTVLLGAVTTALTATFLAGPAPAVAAAQEGPRTGFEESDGARWTTQAEEQDLLARADRESARLRVDRIGSTKQGRPLQLVRIGAAQPPSADRVRHGNSVLLICSQHGNEPSGREACLSTVRDLAYATDDATRRFLARTSVLVIPTANPDGRAANTRGNSDGVDINRDHLALKTAEARTMARVIRDYRPDTVYDLHEYGATPPYYDKDLLSLWPRNLNTAHAVHEEAGTLSERYVRPTVEDSGFSTGIYGIWTDPETGEPVKQVAGDGQARILRNTSGVKNSVGLLVETRTTPLTQAEKDDPAVNNRRRVESQLAGLKGAFAFLGERRGRIETATTTARLAGYADRGPVYLGGADNDPATDEEVIQDPPCGYRLDGEAYAEAGDELALHGVRVERDGAGAFVRLRQPLRALVPLLLDGRSADHLTVAKPSSRC; translated from the coding sequence GTGAGGTACAGATTCCGCACCGTGCTGCTCGGCGCCGTCACCACGGCGCTCACCGCGACCTTCCTCGCCGGCCCGGCCCCGGCCGTCGCCGCCGCCCAGGAAGGGCCGCGTACCGGCTTCGAGGAGAGCGACGGCGCCCGCTGGACCACCCAGGCCGAGGAACAGGACCTCCTCGCCCGCGCCGACCGGGAGAGCGCGCGCCTGCGCGTCGACCGCATCGGCTCGACGAAGCAGGGCCGGCCGCTCCAGCTCGTCCGCATCGGCGCCGCACAGCCCCCCTCCGCCGACCGTGTACGGCACGGCAACTCCGTCCTGCTGATCTGCTCCCAGCACGGCAACGAGCCCTCGGGCCGCGAGGCGTGCCTGTCCACCGTCCGTGACCTCGCCTACGCCACCGACGACGCGACCCGCCGCTTCCTGGCCCGTACCAGCGTCCTGGTGATCCCTACCGCCAACCCCGACGGCCGCGCCGCGAACACCCGCGGCAACTCCGACGGCGTGGACATCAACCGCGACCACCTCGCCCTGAAGACGGCCGAGGCCCGCACCATGGCCCGCGTGATCCGCGACTACCGTCCGGACACCGTGTACGACCTGCACGAGTACGGTGCCACCCCGCCGTACTACGACAAGGATCTGCTGTCCCTGTGGCCGCGCAACCTCAATACCGCGCACGCGGTGCACGAAGAGGCCGGCACGCTGTCCGAGCGGTACGTACGCCCCACCGTCGAGGACAGCGGCTTCAGCACCGGCATCTACGGCATCTGGACCGACCCGGAGACCGGGGAGCCGGTCAAGCAGGTGGCGGGGGACGGCCAGGCGCGCATCCTGCGCAACACGTCGGGGGTGAAGAACTCCGTCGGCCTGCTCGTCGAGACCCGTACCACGCCGCTCACCCAGGCCGAGAAGGACGACCCCGCCGTCAACAACCGGCGCCGGGTGGAGTCCCAGCTCGCCGGGCTGAAGGGCGCCTTCGCCTTCCTCGGGGAGCGCCGTGGCCGGATCGAGACGGCCACCACCACGGCGCGGCTGGCGGGCTACGCCGACCGCGGACCTGTGTACCTCGGCGGTGCCGACAACGACCCGGCAACCGACGAGGAGGTCATCCAGGACCCGCCGTGCGGCTACCGGCTGGACGGCGAGGCGTACGCGGAAGCCGGGGACGAGCTGGCGCTTCACGGGGTGCGGGTGGAACGCGACGGTGCGGGTGCTTTCGTCCGGCTGCGGCAGCCCCTGAGGGCGCTGGTGCCCCTGCTGCTGGACGGGCGGTCCGCAGATCACCTTACGGTCGCGAAGCCCTCATCCAGGTGTTGA
- a CDS encoding BCCT family transporter: MIDLPTESQRARPARTDRVVFGVTALLTLAFIVWGATSTKSLENASSTMLDWLIKNGGWAFVLAASGFVIFAIWLAISKYGRITLGREGEQPEFRTVSWIAMMFSAGMGIGLMFYGVSEPLGHFTTHPPGTHPRDAAQAMDTAMATTLFHWTLHPWAIYAVVGLGIAYSTFRRGRRQTISAVFTPLIGKRRANGAGGRVIDILAIFATLFGSAASLGLGALQIGSGIKVLGWKESVSTTLLVVIITVLTIAFILSAVSGIAKGIQWLSNINMVLALILAVFVFVAGPTILILNMVPTGVATFFDELPQMAGRTGASSGEGVDAWLRSWTVFYWAWWISWTPFVGMFIARISRGRTIRQFVGGVILVPSVVSLIWFAIFGQSAMFLKEHKKLSDASSVEGQLFDVLHQYPVATLMSVLVMILVGIFFVSGADAASIVMGTLSQKGTMEPTRPVVIFWGTVTGAVAAIMLLIGGGSGDALTGLQNLTILVAAPFTLVMIMMCWALLKDLRSDPLIVRGQIGEEVIEAAVVAGHEKYEGDFEIRIGPANGGSGQEATVVTDKDGPGPAGTGKD; the protein is encoded by the coding sequence CTGATCGACCTGCCCACGGAGTCGCAACGTGCCCGCCCCGCCCGGACCGACCGTGTGGTCTTCGGCGTCACGGCACTGCTCACCCTGGCCTTCATCGTCTGGGGTGCCACCTCCACCAAGTCACTCGAGAACGCATCGAGCACGATGCTCGACTGGCTCATCAAGAACGGCGGATGGGCCTTCGTCCTGGCCGCGTCCGGCTTTGTGATCTTCGCGATCTGGCTGGCCATCAGCAAGTACGGGCGCATCACCCTCGGAAGGGAGGGCGAACAGCCCGAGTTCCGCACGGTCTCCTGGATCGCGATGATGTTCAGCGCCGGCATGGGCATCGGCCTGATGTTCTACGGCGTGAGCGAGCCGCTGGGGCACTTCACGACCCATCCGCCGGGCACCCACCCCCGGGACGCCGCGCAGGCCATGGACACGGCGATGGCCACCACGCTGTTCCACTGGACGCTGCACCCGTGGGCGATCTACGCGGTGGTCGGTCTCGGCATCGCCTACAGCACCTTCCGGCGGGGCCGCAGACAGACCATAAGTGCCGTGTTCACCCCGCTGATCGGGAAGCGGCGGGCCAACGGCGCGGGCGGCCGGGTCATCGACATCCTCGCGATCTTCGCGACGCTCTTCGGCTCGGCCGCCTCGCTGGGTCTGGGGGCGCTGCAGATCGGCAGCGGCATCAAGGTGCTCGGCTGGAAGGAGAGCGTCAGCACGACCCTGCTGGTCGTCATCATCACCGTGCTGACGATCGCCTTCATCCTCTCCGCGGTCTCCGGCATCGCCAAGGGCATCCAGTGGCTGTCCAACATCAACATGGTGCTGGCGCTGATCCTGGCCGTCTTCGTGTTCGTCGCGGGGCCGACCATCCTCATCCTGAACATGGTGCCCACCGGTGTGGCCACGTTCTTCGACGAACTGCCGCAGATGGCCGGCCGTACGGGCGCCAGCAGCGGTGAGGGCGTCGACGCCTGGCTGCGCAGCTGGACGGTCTTCTACTGGGCGTGGTGGATCTCCTGGACGCCCTTCGTGGGCATGTTCATCGCGCGCATCAGCCGGGGCCGGACGATCCGTCAGTTCGTCGGCGGCGTCATCCTGGTGCCCAGCGTCGTGAGCCTCATCTGGTTCGCGATCTTCGGGCAGTCCGCGATGTTCCTGAAGGAGCACAAGAAGCTGTCGGACGCCTCCTCCGTGGAGGGCCAGCTCTTCGACGTGCTGCACCAGTACCCGGTCGCCACGCTCATGAGCGTGCTTGTCATGATCCTGGTCGGCATCTTCTTCGTGTCCGGCGCGGACGCCGCGTCCATCGTCATGGGCACCCTGTCGCAGAAGGGCACGATGGAGCCGACCCGGCCCGTCGTGATCTTCTGGGGCACGGTCACCGGCGCGGTGGCCGCGATCATGCTGCTCATCGGCGGCGGCAGCGGCGACGCGCTCACGGGTCTGCAGAACCTCACGATCCTGGTGGCCGCACCGTTCACACTAGTCATGATCATGATGTGCTGGGCGTTGCTGAAGGACCTGCGGAGCGACCCGCTCATCGTCCGCGGGCAGATCGGCGAGGAGGTCATCGAGGCCGCGGTCGTGGCCGGACACGAGAAGTACGAGGGCGACTTCGAGATCCGGATCGGACCGGCCAACGGCGGTTCGGGACAGGAGGCGACGGTCGTCACGGACAAGGACGGACCCGGGCCGGCGGGCACGGGGAAGGACTGA
- a CDS encoding FAD-dependent oxidoreductase has product MTNDVIVIGAGVTGLTCAVRLAEAGRTVRVRSRDRAEGTTSSVAGGLCWPYRILPEESAVAWSVRGYEALSELAGTDGTGVRMATGTMAAASVPERWRTAVPGLRAARPEELPAGISEGLRARTPLVAMDAHLAYLERRLAAAGGTVERRPAGSLEALAREAGAVVNCSGLGARELVPDPSVRPVQGQLVVVENPGVEEWFVDADGHADTTTYVLPQPYGVVLGGTAVEGAWSTEPDPAVADAIVARCARIHPALAEARILAHRVGLRPARPAVRLEAERLPGGGLLVHNYGHGGAGVTVAWGCADEVVRLLDAAA; this is encoded by the coding sequence ATGACGAACGACGTGATCGTGATCGGGGCCGGGGTCACCGGGCTGACCTGCGCCGTCCGGCTCGCCGAGGCGGGCCGGACGGTACGGGTGCGCAGCCGGGACCGGGCGGAGGGAACGACGTCCTCGGTGGCGGGCGGGCTGTGCTGGCCGTACCGCATCCTCCCGGAGGAGTCCGCTGTCGCATGGTCGGTGCGCGGCTACGAGGCGCTGAGCGAGCTCGCCGGGACCGACGGCACGGGCGTGCGGATGGCGACGGGCACGATGGCGGCGGCGTCGGTACCGGAGCGCTGGCGGACGGCCGTACCGGGGCTGCGCGCCGCGCGCCCCGAGGAGCTGCCCGCCGGCATATCCGAGGGTCTGCGGGCCCGTACCCCTCTGGTGGCGATGGACGCGCACCTCGCGTACCTGGAGCGGCGGCTGGCCGCGGCCGGGGGCACGGTGGAGCGGCGTCCGGCCGGCTCCCTGGAGGCCCTCGCGCGGGAGGCCGGAGCGGTGGTGAACTGCTCGGGCCTGGGCGCCCGGGAGCTGGTGCCCGACCCGTCCGTGCGCCCCGTACAGGGCCAGCTCGTGGTCGTCGAGAACCCCGGCGTCGAGGAGTGGTTCGTCGATGCCGACGGCCACGCGGACACCACGACGTACGTGCTGCCGCAGCCGTACGGTGTGGTGCTCGGCGGGACCGCCGTGGAGGGCGCGTGGTCCACCGAGCCCGATCCGGCGGTCGCCGACGCGATCGTGGCGCGCTGTGCCCGCATCCACCCCGCGCTGGCCGAGGCGCGGATCCTCGCGCACCGGGTGGGGCTGCGTCCGGCCCGGCCCGCGGTGCGCCTGGAGGCCGAGCGGCTGCCCGGTGGCGGTCTGCTCGTGCACAACTACGGGCACGGCGGCGCGGGCGTCACCGTGGCGTGGGGCTGCGCGGACGAGGTGGTGCGGCTGCTGGACGCGGCGGCCTGA